The following proteins are co-located in the Pyxidicoccus trucidator genome:
- a CDS encoding AMIN domain-containing protein: MKASAVWLLGVVLVPMVVLAQAPAADVNTITGVQVNGGTVSITGTKKPNFTTFTMTDPPRLVIDISEAVFSGVPEEVQVGNGTVTGIRTASYGSDASAIARVLIGYEREVETDIQANGNQLVVKVAGGAGPAVAEAPAAPAEQPAAAQPTTDGTAAQASAAAEAERQAQEKAAAQAAAAAEADRAAQEKATADAAARAQQDADAEKKRQEEARAASQRQEEEARAAAQAQAAEDKKRQEEEARASAQAAADEKKRQEEGARASAKSSEEERRAAAQAAADEKKRQQEEARASAQAAAEEKKRQAEAAAEERRASAQAAADERRAEAEAAAEERRQRQEEARASRDSRKQEKLAMAEPRERPSRQVSGGSDASVEVSSRRKTMTLVGFQQQSGASRVFIRTNEPVRYTASEDGRAVVVELENTRIDLSNNTRPLDTSFFNSPVTRVEADSAGRGVRVTIQLRGSVPFQARQEGNLISLDFQRTGR; encoded by the coding sequence ATGAAGGCCTCTGCGGTGTGGCTGCTCGGTGTCGTGCTCGTGCCCATGGTGGTGCTCGCGCAAGCTCCGGCGGCGGACGTGAACACCATCACCGGCGTCCAGGTGAATGGCGGCACCGTGTCCATCACCGGCACGAAGAAGCCCAACTTCACCACCTTCACCATGACGGACCCGCCGCGGCTCGTCATCGACATCTCCGAGGCCGTCTTCTCCGGCGTCCCCGAGGAGGTGCAGGTCGGCAATGGCACGGTGACGGGCATCCGCACCGCCAGCTACGGCTCGGACGCGTCCGCCATCGCCCGTGTGCTCATCGGCTATGAGCGCGAGGTGGAGACGGACATCCAGGCCAACGGCAACCAGCTCGTCGTGAAGGTGGCCGGTGGCGCGGGCCCCGCCGTGGCGGAGGCGCCCGCGGCTCCGGCCGAGCAGCCCGCCGCCGCCCAGCCCACCACGGATGGCACCGCCGCCCAGGCCTCCGCCGCCGCCGAGGCGGAGCGTCAGGCCCAGGAGAAGGCCGCCGCGCAGGCCGCCGCCGCCGCCGAGGCCGACCGCGCGGCCCAGGAGAAGGCCACCGCTGACGCCGCCGCTCGGGCCCAGCAGGACGCCGACGCCGAGAAGAAGCGCCAGGAAGAGGCCCGCGCCGCCTCGCAGCGCCAGGAGGAGGAGGCCCGCGCCGCCGCCCAGGCGCAGGCCGCCGAGGACAAGAAGCGCCAGGAGGAGGAGGCCCGCGCTTCCGCCCAGGCCGCCGCCGACGAGAAGAAGCGCCAGGAGGAGGGCGCCCGCGCCTCCGCCAAGAGCTCAGAGGAGGAGCGCCGCGCCGCCGCCCAGGCCGCCGCCGACGAGAAGAAGCGCCAGCAGGAAGAGGCCCGTGCCTCCGCGCAGGCCGCCGCCGAGGAGAAGAAGCGCCAGGCCGAGGCCGCCGCCGAGGAGCGCCGCGCCTCCGCGCAGGCCGCCGCCGACGAGCGCCGCGCCGAGGCCGAGGCCGCCGCCGAGGAGCGCCGCCAGCGCCAGGAAGAGGCCCGCGCCTCGCGCGACAGCCGCAAGCAGGAGAAGCTGGCCATGGCGGAGCCTCGCGAGCGTCCGAGCCGCCAGGTGTCCGGCGGCTCCGACGCCTCGGTGGAGGTGTCCTCGCGCCGCAAGACGATGACGCTGGTCGGCTTCCAGCAGCAGTCCGGCGCCTCCCGCGTCTTCATCCGCACCAACGAGCCGGTGCGCTACACGGCGAGCGAGGACGGCCGCGCGGTGGTGGTGGAGCTGGAGAACACCCGCATCGACCTGAGCAACAACACCCGCCCGCTGGACACGTCCTTCTTCAACTCCCCCGTCACCCGGGTGGAGGCGGACTCCGCGGGCCGGGGCGTGCGCGTCACCATCCAGCTCCGGGGCTCGGTGCCGTTCCAGGCGCGGCAGGAGGGCAACCTCATTTCATTGGACTTCCAGCGCACAGGACGGTGA
- the accD gene encoding acetyl-CoA carboxylase, carboxyltransferase subunit beta yields MAWFSKKPRISITPAAEQPTESRPSRMEGLWAKCETCDEIIYRQDLEKNWMVCPHCEHHHYWPARSRLATLLDPDSFEEFDKELEPQDPLGFSDSKKYKDRLKSSRKNLGESDAFISGVGRIEGHQVSVGCFVFEFMGGSMGSVVGEKVTRVFERAHELKCSALVFSASGGARMQEGIFSLMQMAKTSAAIARFRTGTRPYISVLLNPTTGGVAASFSWLGDVILAEPKALIGFAGPRVIEQTIRQKLPEGFQRSEFLLEHGMIDSIVHRKELRTKLGQILGLLG; encoded by the coding sequence ATGGCCTGGTTCTCCAAGAAGCCCCGCATCTCCATCACCCCCGCCGCCGAGCAGCCGACCGAGTCCCGCCCGTCCCGTATGGAGGGGCTGTGGGCGAAGTGCGAGACCTGCGACGAGATCATCTACCGGCAGGACCTGGAGAAGAACTGGATGGTGTGCCCGCACTGCGAGCACCACCACTACTGGCCCGCCCGCTCCCGGCTCGCCACCCTGTTGGACCCCGACAGCTTCGAGGAGTTCGACAAGGAACTGGAGCCGCAGGACCCGCTCGGGTTCAGCGACTCGAAGAAGTACAAGGACCGGCTGAAGTCCTCGCGAAAGAACCTGGGCGAGTCGGATGCCTTCATCTCCGGCGTGGGCCGCATCGAAGGCCACCAGGTGTCCGTGGGCTGCTTCGTCTTCGAGTTCATGGGCGGCTCCATGGGCTCGGTGGTGGGCGAGAAGGTCACCCGCGTCTTCGAGCGCGCCCATGAGCTGAAGTGCTCCGCGCTCGTCTTCTCCGCCTCGGGCGGCGCGCGCATGCAGGAGGGCATCTTCTCCCTCATGCAGATGGCCAAGACGTCCGCGGCCATCGCCCGCTTCCGCACCGGCACGCGGCCCTACATCTCCGTGCTGCTCAACCCCACCACCGGCGGCGTCGCCGCGTCGTTCTCGTGGCTGGGAGACGTCATCCTCGCCGAGCCCAAGGCCCTCATCGGCTTCGCCGGCCCGCGCGTGATTGAGCAGACCATCCGTCAGAAGCTGCCCGAGGGCTTCCAGCGCTCGGAGTTCCTGCTGGAGCACGGGATGATCGACAGCATCGTCCACCGCAAGGAGCTGCGGACGAAGCTGGGGCAGATTCTCGGCCTGCTGGGCTGA
- a CDS encoding LPS-assembly protein LptD, whose protein sequence is MSILVPLAAALLVTTAQIPLATQVQLPTGETVELAADFVAYEADKQVLTARGHCELRTGDMLLRADEVTYDEAGQVATATGNVMFVGPGGMAAVADSVRVDIRTFEANLQGGLFMQKRGVTLEAMLSAKTPQELRAMGETPVILSGTRIRRTGPESFVVDDLAFTPCECGPGEPSWRVEASSANVVLGERATLTWPVVYVRSVPVFAVPWLYLPLAERRSGLLLPKPSFSGVNGITLEQPVFFTLGRSYDVTLTPGYFAGGADQEKTLYNPSTGQNEVVRDPRDLGVKGPRLLTEFRYVPSERTRGRATLGLLYDVRPIRDPRDGSYFRESVNGVGTLDIIDEARGLRGEASWQHTQELGSGWYNRVDASILSDGFYTRDITADIIAREYQYLRSTAAFYNRQDELYAGMDVSLRQDIRFGYSFFRPDIVPDNAAGPTPPGTELKGPTTFHRLPGVTFALPERPLVGGLIGGFRMEYSRLSPVLARFGDEGADGIFRVTNDYIPAWNSPEAGVKQPDPFQQDGTFNAADREARDRVDFVPRLSTSFGLGPYARVTPSLAVRQDIWVGEVSGKTWQRGYPIAGLLLDSQVATTWSGRGQSKYRHAIAPSLEVRYVPGGWGRVPSAGASGGEAPQPYDEVDAAVPLRADGRTRGFLHAILAVDQTLRLKRGNDLREPLRLRIGQGFDLTRHASIPGSEQDTGPVLRDTFARLSASAGVLTAGGQIRMDPNTGRVTQLSADFNIDNGKGSALYARFDDLLVTNPLAVEVGADPLDVGPDAVRRRLDTLVGSASFEAPGLPAAKREQTLIAGTRLRLGFGLGVRYEAYVQPLYEDPTTQESQSPLSQQTLGLSYGPACDCWRIEGVLVLRRGVSPEFGGINLSVAGFGSFGAGG, encoded by the coding sequence ATGAGCATCCTCGTCCCGCTCGCCGCCGCGCTGCTCGTTACGACGGCGCAGATTCCGCTCGCCACCCAGGTCCAGCTCCCCACGGGTGAGACGGTGGAGTTGGCGGCGGACTTCGTCGCCTACGAGGCCGACAAGCAGGTCCTCACCGCGCGCGGCCACTGCGAGCTGCGCACCGGGGACATGCTGCTGCGCGCCGACGAGGTGACGTACGACGAGGCGGGCCAGGTGGCCACCGCCACCGGCAACGTCATGTTCGTGGGCCCCGGCGGCATGGCCGCGGTGGCCGACTCGGTGCGGGTGGACATCCGCACCTTCGAGGCCAACCTCCAGGGCGGCCTCTTCATGCAGAAGCGGGGCGTCACCCTGGAGGCCATGCTCTCGGCGAAGACGCCGCAGGAGCTGCGCGCCATGGGGGAGACGCCCGTCATCCTCAGCGGCACCCGCATCCGCCGCACCGGGCCCGAGTCCTTCGTCGTCGACGACCTGGCCTTCACCCCCTGCGAGTGCGGCCCCGGTGAGCCCAGCTGGCGCGTGGAGGCCAGCTCCGCCAACGTCGTCCTCGGCGAGCGCGCCACGCTGACCTGGCCCGTGGTGTATGTGCGCTCCGTGCCCGTCTTCGCGGTGCCCTGGCTCTACCTGCCCCTGGCCGAGCGGCGCTCGGGCCTGCTGCTGCCCAAGCCCTCCTTCTCCGGTGTCAACGGCATCACCCTGGAGCAGCCCGTCTTCTTCACGCTGGGCCGCAGCTACGACGTGACGCTCACCCCAGGCTACTTCGCCGGTGGAGCGGACCAGGAGAAGACGCTCTACAACCCGAGCACGGGGCAGAACGAGGTCGTCCGCGATCCACGCGACCTCGGGGTGAAGGGACCCAGGCTGCTCACCGAGTTCCGCTACGTGCCCAGCGAGCGCACCCGGGGCCGTGCCACGCTGGGCCTCCTCTACGATGTCCGGCCGATTCGCGACCCCCGGGACGGGAGCTACTTCCGGGAGTCGGTGAACGGAGTCGGCACCCTCGACATCATCGATGAGGCGCGGGGCCTGCGCGGCGAGGCGTCCTGGCAGCACACCCAGGAGCTGGGGAGCGGGTGGTACAACCGCGTCGATGCCTCCATCCTCTCGGATGGGTTCTACACGCGCGACATCACCGCGGACATCATCGCTCGCGAGTACCAGTACCTGCGCAGCACCGCCGCGTTCTACAACCGCCAGGATGAGCTCTACGCCGGCATGGATGTGTCGCTGCGCCAGGACATCCGCTTTGGCTACAGCTTCTTCAGGCCGGACATCGTGCCGGACAACGCCGCGGGGCCGACGCCTCCGGGGACGGAGCTGAAGGGCCCCACCACCTTCCACCGCCTCCCTGGCGTCACCTTCGCCCTGCCCGAGCGCCCGTTGGTGGGTGGGCTCATCGGCGGGTTCCGCATGGAGTACTCCCGGCTCTCGCCCGTCCTGGCCCGCTTCGGGGATGAAGGCGCCGACGGCATCTTCCGGGTGACGAATGACTACATCCCCGCCTGGAACTCGCCGGAGGCGGGAGTCAAACAGCCAGACCCCTTCCAGCAGGATGGCACCTTCAACGCGGCCGACCGCGAGGCGCGGGACCGGGTGGACTTCGTCCCCCGGCTGTCCACGTCCTTCGGTCTGGGGCCCTACGCCCGGGTGACGCCCTCTCTGGCGGTTCGTCAGGACATCTGGGTCGGCGAAGTCTCGGGGAAGACCTGGCAGCGGGGGTACCCCATCGCGGGACTGCTGCTGGACAGCCAGGTCGCGACCACCTGGTCGGGGCGCGGCCAGTCGAAGTACCGACATGCCATCGCCCCCTCGCTGGAGGTGCGCTACGTGCCGGGCGGCTGGGGACGCGTCCCCTCGGCGGGCGCCTCTGGCGGCGAAGCGCCCCAGCCCTACGACGAGGTCGATGCCGCGGTTCCCCTGCGAGCGGACGGCCGGACGCGCGGCTTCCTGCACGCCATCCTGGCCGTGGACCAGACCCTGCGCCTCAAGCGCGGCAACGATTTGCGCGAGCCGCTGCGCCTGCGAATCGGGCAGGGGTTCGACCTGACCCGTCACGCGTCGATTCCTGGCTCCGAGCAGGACACCGGCCCGGTGCTGCGTGACACCTTCGCGCGGCTCAGCGCCAGCGCGGGCGTGCTGACCGCGGGTGGGCAGATCCGCATGGACCCGAACACCGGCCGCGTGACGCAGCTCAGCGCGGACTTCAACATCGACAACGGCAAGGGCTCCGCCCTCTACGCCCGCTTCGACGACCTGCTGGTCACCAACCCTCTCGCCGTTGAGGTAGGGGCCGACCCCCTTGATGTCGGGCCGGACGCCGTGCGCCGCCGGTTGGATACCCTGGTAGGCAGCGCATCGTTCGAAGCGCCAGGCCTCCCTGCGGCCAAGCGGGAGCAGACCCTCATCGCGGGTACGCGTTTGAGGCTCGGATTTGGGCTGGGAGTGCGGTACGAAGCGTATGTGCAGCCGTTGTACGAAGATCCGACCACGCAAGAATCCCAGTCGCCCCTCTCTCAGCAGACTCTCGGCCTCTCGTATGGGCCGGCGTGTGACTGCTGGCGGATAGAGGGGGTGTTGGTTCTTCGCAGGGGTGTGTCGCCGGAATTTGGCGGCATCAACCTCAGCGTCGCGGGCTTCGGGTCCTTCGGTGCCGGTGGCTAG
- a CDS encoding bifunctional folylpolyglutamate synthase/dihydrofolate synthase, translating to MSAPRTPQEALAFLAKLNPSGIKLGLERVREALAALGHPERRFPALHVAGTNGKGSTCAFTATALQAAGHRVGLYTSPHLVRVNERIRVDGVDLSDEDFGRAILEVLERYPSAVSEPMTYFEFGTVVALWHFARVGVDVAVLETGLGGRLDATTAASPVVTAITPVSFDHMEYLGHTLAAIAGEKAGILKPGVPCVVSRQEPEALEAIVRKAGELEAPLWVEGRDFAGEAHPDGTLSYRGPSWSLDGLTLALRGPHQRQNAAVALACLEALHARGIPVPLEAARTGLASARWPGRLEEVGGQPPVLLDGAHNPAGVEVLLASLRTLYPGRRVHLVFGVVADKDRGPMMRALFPHCTSVQLTPLDTPRSLAPAAYLDEARSLCADAAAWSDVDSALAAARRRAGPDDVVLCTGSLFLVGMVKARLV from the coding sequence ATGAGCGCCCCCCGGACGCCACAGGAGGCGCTGGCCTTCCTCGCGAAGCTCAACCCCTCGGGCATCAAGCTGGGGCTGGAGCGTGTGCGCGAGGCGCTGGCCGCGCTGGGCCACCCGGAGCGGCGCTTCCCCGCGCTGCACGTGGCGGGCACCAACGGCAAGGGCAGCACCTGCGCCTTCACCGCCACCGCGCTCCAGGCCGCCGGGCACCGCGTGGGGCTCTACACGTCCCCGCACCTGGTGCGCGTCAACGAGCGCATCCGCGTGGACGGCGTGGACCTCTCCGACGAGGACTTCGGCCGCGCCATCCTCGAGGTGCTGGAGCGCTACCCGTCCGCCGTCTCCGAGCCGATGACGTACTTCGAGTTCGGCACCGTGGTGGCCCTCTGGCACTTCGCCCGGGTGGGGGTGGACGTGGCCGTGCTGGAGACGGGACTGGGCGGGCGGCTGGACGCCACCACCGCCGCGAGCCCGGTGGTGACGGCGATTACGCCCGTGTCCTTCGACCACATGGAGTACCTGGGCCACACGCTCGCGGCCATCGCCGGGGAGAAGGCCGGCATCCTCAAGCCCGGCGTGCCCTGTGTCGTGTCGCGGCAGGAGCCGGAGGCCCTGGAGGCGATTGTCCGCAAGGCCGGTGAGCTGGAGGCCCCGCTGTGGGTGGAGGGGAGGGACTTCGCGGGCGAGGCGCATCCGGACGGGACGCTGTCCTACCGAGGGCCCTCCTGGTCTCTGGACGGGCTGACGCTGGCCCTCCGTGGCCCGCACCAGCGGCAGAACGCGGCGGTGGCGCTCGCCTGCCTGGAAGCCCTCCACGCGCGCGGAATCCCGGTTCCCCTGGAGGCCGCGCGGACGGGGCTGGCCTCGGCGCGCTGGCCGGGGCGGCTGGAGGAGGTGGGCGGGCAGCCCCCCGTGCTGCTCGACGGCGCCCACAACCCCGCGGGTGTGGAGGTACTGCTCGCGTCGCTGCGCACGCTGTATCCGGGGCGCCGCGTGCACCTCGTCTTCGGTGTGGTGGCGGACAAGGACCGGGGACCGATGATGCGGGCGCTGTTCCCCCACTGTACCTCCGTACAACTGACGCCCCTGGACACGCCGCGCTCGCTCGCGCCCGCCGCCTACCTCGATGAAGCCCGCTCGCTCTGCGCGGACGCGGCTGCCTGGTCTGACGTGGACTCGGCGCTGGCGGCTGCCCGGCGGCGCGCGGGGCCGGACGACGTCGTGCTCTGCACAGGCTCACTGTTCCTGGTAGGCATGGTGAAGGCTCGCCTGGTTTGA
- a CDS encoding alpha/beta fold hydrolase, with protein sequence MRLPDWRSTASPGPHFPTVDEVDFRALYSKTKYVVETADGWSLVITRYRPVKQPFPQPLFGEPLLLVHGFSQNRHTWTSGQFVKNLLYFGVDIHILELRGHGKSSIAFQQERAERFKRPLPPDLDYGWDIDSYFLYDLPAAVSGVKRITRRERIFYCGHSMGGMLGYGYAGIHNDFEGLITIGSPADLGRGFMMLRLLAHGTPLLGGMIDLTLAGLNVGSQAEALGRKLLARGVGTLHAGLGRKLAPRERRALRFTAMPVDLILKFVERQIGKAEDSPLYQQLTTRMNRLVNPERVSADDVRWLLREGGEREPRKVLEQFARWIRRGEMVCYRTGFDFKRGFGRIEVPMAIIFGDLDPLASLESTRSVYRAAKSEYLLWRPVKGNSHIELTMGHDIRQICYDIKNLIEYARTHRSRAPSLPRLGR encoded by the coding sequence ATGCGCCTGCCGGACTGGAGATCCACCGCGAGCCCAGGGCCGCACTTTCCCACGGTCGACGAAGTCGACTTCCGGGCGCTTTACTCGAAGACGAAGTACGTCGTGGAGACGGCGGACGGCTGGTCGCTGGTCATCACCCGATACCGTCCGGTGAAGCAGCCCTTCCCGCAGCCGCTGTTCGGTGAGCCGCTGCTGCTGGTGCACGGCTTCTCGCAGAACCGTCACACGTGGACGAGCGGCCAGTTCGTGAAGAACCTGCTCTACTTCGGGGTGGACATCCACATCCTGGAGCTGCGCGGCCACGGCAAGAGCTCCATCGCCTTCCAGCAGGAGCGGGCCGAGCGCTTCAAGCGCCCCCTGCCGCCGGACCTGGACTACGGCTGGGACATCGACAGCTACTTCCTCTACGACCTGCCGGCGGCCGTCTCCGGCGTGAAGCGCATCACCCGCCGCGAGCGCATCTTCTACTGCGGCCACTCCATGGGCGGGATGCTGGGCTACGGCTACGCCGGCATCCACAACGACTTCGAGGGGCTCATCACCATCGGCTCCCCGGCGGACCTGGGACGGGGCTTCATGATGCTGCGCCTGCTGGCGCACGGCACGCCGCTGCTGGGAGGGATGATCGACCTGACGCTCGCCGGGCTCAACGTGGGCAGCCAGGCGGAGGCCCTGGGCCGCAAGCTGCTGGCGCGCGGGGTGGGGACGCTCCACGCCGGGTTGGGCCGCAAGCTGGCCCCGAGGGAGCGCCGGGCGCTGCGCTTCACCGCCATGCCGGTGGACCTCATCCTCAAGTTCGTCGAGCGGCAGATTGGCAAGGCGGAGGACTCGCCGCTGTACCAGCAGCTCACCACCCGCATGAACCGGCTCGTCAACCCGGAGCGGGTGAGCGCGGACGACGTCCGCTGGTTGCTGCGCGAGGGCGGCGAGCGCGAGCCCCGCAAGGTGCTGGAGCAGTTCGCGCGGTGGATCCGCCGCGGGGAGATGGTCTGCTATCGGACGGGCTTCGACTTCAAGCGCGGCTTCGGCCGCATCGAAGTGCCCATGGCCATCATCTTCGGGGACCTGGACCCGCTGGCCTCGCTGGAGTCGACCCGGAGCGTGTATCGCGCGGCGAAGAGTGAGTACCTCCTCTGGCGCCCGGTGAAGGGAAACAGCCACATCGAGCTGACGATGGGCCACGACATCCGGCAGATCTGCTACGACATCAAGAACCTCATCGAGTACGCCCGGACGCATCGCAGCCGCGCGCCGAGTCTTCCGCGCCTGGGGCGGTAG